Proteins found in one Deltaproteobacteria bacterium genomic segment:
- a CDS encoding 8-amino-7-oxononanoate synthase has product MFNQRIRDRLTLQKRTGLYRDPPVISKRRGKHVCLDGTLYLSFASNDYLGFADSPVFKDILVQNVKGFGTSSSSSRLVTGNYTLIREAEAACADYFGYETALFFPSGFQANLGLLSALFEAGDPVMVDQHIHASSVSGMALSGADVIGFRHGNLDHLEKKLKKNDASRTAVVTESLFSMDGDLLDVTKLARLKRDHGFLSIVDEAHSFGAIGPGGRGIAHGVADIAVGTFGKAFGLFGAFVLLPDIYKEYLLNFSAPLMFTTTLPPSHAGTVIDILKIMERAEREREQLAAVSQNMKSRLLQAGFRAFGDAHILGVEIGDEDLAVRVALGLKEHGILVFPARYPTVALNRAILRIGMTALHNEKDVKLFVGSLQKTLHKEVKNHA; this is encoded by the coding sequence ATGTTTAACCAACGTATCCGGGACCGCCTGACCCTCCAGAAAAGAACGGGACTCTATCGGGATCCTCCGGTCATATCAAAACGGAGGGGCAAACATGTTTGCCTGGATGGAACTCTCTACTTAAGTTTTGCTTCCAACGACTACTTGGGATTTGCCGATTCCCCGGTTTTTAAAGATATCCTTGTCCAAAATGTCAAGGGATTTGGAACCTCCTCCTCTTCCTCCCGCCTTGTGACCGGAAATTATACGTTGATCCGTGAAGCCGAGGCCGCCTGTGCCGATTATTTTGGATATGAAACCGCTCTCTTTTTCCCAAGCGGTTTTCAGGCGAACCTGGGCCTTTTGTCCGCTCTTTTCGAAGCAGGTGATCCGGTCATGGTTGATCAACACATCCACGCCAGCAGTGTCAGTGGGATGGCCTTGAGTGGCGCCGACGTCATCGGCTTCCGACATGGAAATCTCGATCATTTGGAGAAAAAGTTAAAAAAAAACGACGCATCCCGTACAGCGGTGGTGACTGAATCCCTTTTCAGTATGGATGGAGACCTGTTGGATGTGACGAAACTGGCGCGTCTCAAGAGAGACCATGGTTTTTTATCCATCGTCGATGAAGCCCATTCTTTCGGGGCCATCGGACCCGGGGGGAGGGGCATCGCTCACGGCGTTGCCGACATCGCCGTGGGAACGTTCGGCAAAGCCTTCGGTCTGTTTGGTGCATTTGTCCTCCTCCCCGATATATACAAAGAATATCTCCTCAATTTTTCCGCCCCCCTGATGTTTACGACCACCTTGCCCCCTTCCCATGCCGGAACGGTAATCGACATATTAAAGATCATGGAGCGGGCGGAACGGGAACGAGAACAACTGGCGGCGGTAAGTCAAAACATGAAGAGCCGCCTGCTTCAAGCCGGTTTCCGTGCTTTTGGCGACGCGCACATCCTGGGGGTCGAAATTGGTGATGAAGATTTGGCTGTGCGTGTAGCCCTGGGGCTTAAAGAACATGGCATTCTTGTTTTTCCGGCCCGTTATCCGACTGTTGCCCTCAATCGTGCAATTTTAAGGATCGGCATGACGGCGTTACACAATGAAAAAGATGTGAAATTATTTGTCGGGTCATTGCAGAAAACACTTCATAAAGAGGTAAAGAATCATGCATAA